The Culex pipiens pallens isolate TS chromosome 2, TS_CPP_V2, whole genome shotgun sequence DNA window ctcatttgtttgaagaaaagggtgaagattgaaaacaatggacagtgaaagaaatatactatttgaagaatcaatagtaaaagaaagatagtaatttatgaagtagataaagaaattaacaataatgAATAATAGaagtaacaaacaagcttagattgtattgagggcaacttacagggaagatgagaaattattcaaatagataaataaagaaaaggcacatgataaacaaaattgacatcgctgccaaattaaaggaaagcagaaagtttgttacagcagcatcaattggtaaaatagagtggaaaagcgttgagaaataagagaatcaaatgagtaaaatcgaaatcaaatggaggataataaacagaagccgcgttagaaaatcagtgaaacaaaataaacagaagataggtggtagatgaaatggaaagaagagatgttgtgcgatgtttcagttacatccacagcagttgactcaacatactgcgaatcaaaacaataccgtctacaatcacaaattacttccctttcccacattgtcgcgccccttgcttttagccgtctcgactttgacccgcggtggtcaaaggtttacgatccgtttccacaggccaccagctaggtcatcatgaaaaccaagccaacgtggaggtaagaaaataggacacttgcaaggaaccagagctatactgtcttgatcaagaatgatctaacaggactacggacgtagtcagtgacgcttcttccaggatgttcttcgcctgagcgtcaactgaagaggtatcatcagcatcattcgcacttggcctgcaagtacccatttttcaaattttgttaaaaaaatagtttcaacaaataaaaaatactgatAAAGTTTGAATAAAGTAAAAACgcttacaaaatttcgcttcgtttgatacccatattaaaaattttgaaaatttgagtattttcgaaagaaacggtattttgtgaacaatttagagtaacttactacattttcaaaaaatatattcttagtgaaagcgtTAAAAATACACATGACATGACATGACCCatataaatcaaacaaaatttaatcttaTTCTTATGGAGACTTTAAAGCTTTTCcggataaacaaaaacaacattttttttatgaattcttcCTTTTCCCTTCCAGGCTACGTCCACCCAGCACCCGCCGACGACTCCACCCCGGACGTTCCCGCGTTTGGCAAGTACGGCAGCCTGCTAGCGTTCCGCCACACTGCTGCCGCCGAGGACTCAAACGGCGAAGCGGTGGCGCGTAAAGTTTGCCAGCACGTGGTCGGCATGAAGCCGACCCGCCTCGGAGACAAAGCCCGCGACGAGCCGGCCGCCGACAAGGACGACGAGACGTGTCTGATCTACCAGGAGTATCTGGCCGATCCGAGCTACACCGTTGGGGAGGTGCTGGAGGCGAACCAGCTGGAGGTGGTGGACTTCCAGCGGTTCGAGTGCGGCGAGAAGGTCAAGGCGGAGGAGGAAAATGTGAGGGCGACGAATTGAAAAAGAGGGGTTTTTTTGCTAATTTGTAACTATTCCAAATATGAAATATAATTGTTAGTTGGTAAATTGAACAAATGACAATTTGGTTTTAATTTAGTAGCGTTTCTATCTTGGTTGTTGGTGATGGGATTTGCATTGGTTTTTCAGCAGGTAACTCTACCAAAGCTTCCACTAAACATGCGCTGAGCACGTTGAGGACGGTGATGAGAAATATTCCCTGCGACAAGAAGAACTTGAGCCTGGTACAAGGTGTGTGATGCCGGACGAACTGAAACAAATACGTAATTTTAACATAAACCAACATGGTCGATTCAAGTTCCTCACGTGCAGCGATACATAAGCCAACAGAACCGCGATTTGAACCGCCAACGAGATCGCGATGAACAAGTACAGCAGGTACACCATCATGTAGTCCTTTTTCCGGTCCTCACCCACGACGACTCGCATCTGGACCAGCGTTGTGATCAGCAGTCCAAAGTCGATCGATACCTTGGCGTAGAATTTGTGGTTCCGCTCGCAGTGGTTGTCGGTTGAGGGAGAGGTGCCGTCTGCGGTGGAGCTGCCACTGGCGGCGCCTGAGGATTCACCACCGGTGATGGAAGGTGCCGAAAATACAACGGCAGGTACCCGGGGCATGGTTTCGCTGGTAAATGGATTTCGCGGGGTTTGTTGGGGGTGAAATGACACTTGAGGATCGCCAAATATAGTGGCTGCTGAGATTTTAAGGTTTAAGAAAGGGAGTGCTGcagtttttatgagtttttatttttttatttaaattcgaTTAAATTTATCGTTAACAAAAAAGTCAAATTCTAGTggatatgacaaaattgatattCTCAAGCCAACATATTCCCAAACCCTCGGTAAATTTTATGAGAAAGagatgaaaatttcacaaaattcttCAACATTGAATATCGAGTGTCCGAGATAAGTTAATATTTATCCAGAGTAGAAAAATGAGGCAAATTAGGTACCacacttatattcaaaattcgaTGGATGACTTTACTAACATCTCCccaaatttcaccaaatttgattaaccctttacaacccaaccccgcctttaaacgggcttcaatctaaaaatttgccaaaaatcaaatcaaccaatttttttttaaattgcattggaaagaagaaatgagaaattctctaccaaatccggaaatggattttatttgtatttttttttttatttggctcaaacttggttcgggccttccctatgaccaaagaatctattttgtgtcattggttcacccatacaagtctctatacaattttggcagctgtccatacaaaaagggtacgttaatattcaaacagctgtaacagagtgaattttctgatcaatttggtgtcttcggcaaagttgtaggtattgttgaggactattcagaaaaaaggtacacggaaaaaatactgatttttttttaaatcaagacaaacattttttgaattaagaccaacatttcaaaaaagcgtaatattgaatgttaggcccttttgaagtgttagtcttgataacagaaaacgtgaaaaacaagcaaaaaattgaaaaagtggctgtaaaacatgaaaaacaagaTAGACAAAAGGTGATAGAAGGTGGTAGAGTAAGCAAAATAATAtcagaaacaaatttaaactgaACATGGTAaacgcaaattaaaatactaaaaatgaactAAGAAATATATAAAACAATATGTTACGTTCTGTTCCGGGttataaatgaataaaaaacacCGAATTTAATCCAGCAATTTCCACCGCGTGTTCCTTTATTTCCTCTCTCCCACGTTCTGACAGTTCTTGTTCCCCCCTCCCAGGTGTGCCTCTTTTCCCCGTGTAGTGGTGTTAGTGTTACACGTTTAACTTGCATTAGTCAGAATACAACAATCTCTTCTTTTTCCGGGTTGCTCGATTACTGTCCATCTTCATCGAAAGCTCTCAACGAACCGCTAGAAGTTCCTCAAACGTCacatattgcgcgtattcccgaaaaagacacgcggcataccagcctcgaaacgacgcgccgcactttcggcaaatgcgcgctgtcaaatcccatactgtg harbors:
- the LOC120413553 gene encoding uncharacterized protein LOC120413553; this encodes MPRVPAVVFSAPSITGGESSGAASGSSTADGTSPSTDNHCERNHKFYAKVSIDFGLLITTLVQMRVVVGEDRKKDYMMVYLLYLFIAISLAVQIAVLLAYVSLHFVRHHTPCTRLKFFLSQGIFLITVLNVLSACLVEALVELPAEKPMQIPSPTTKIETLLN